In Gordonia iterans, the following proteins share a genomic window:
- a CDS encoding MBL fold metallo-hydrolase: MEEIRLSEHVVLLRGTDAGAYPHGNPLRVTGGDTTVQIDSSLESGCADADLVVLSHYHEDHVVGLGETSAPVTVHRRDLPPVTSWDEFGRYMNVPDVAIGEELKRTFRWCERPDATAFDDDTVIEVGGGVRILVVPLPGHTGGHCGFFVEPDGVFFTADVDLSSFGPVYADLDSTLPDVRASLARCAEIDAAVYTTFHHKGPYTDRAAFLADLAAHAAALDARDQRVRALLAEGPATARDLVGRGVVYRVGGRRPWYADAVEEVIVGQHLAEIGEATGAGS, translated from the coding sequence ATGGAAGAGATTCGGCTCAGCGAGCATGTGGTGTTGCTGCGGGGAACCGACGCCGGCGCCTACCCGCACGGGAATCCGCTGCGGGTGACCGGCGGCGACACGACGGTCCAGATCGACTCCTCGCTCGAATCCGGTTGTGCCGATGCCGATCTGGTCGTGCTCAGTCACTACCACGAGGATCACGTCGTCGGCTTGGGTGAGACGTCCGCACCGGTGACGGTCCATCGCCGCGATCTGCCGCCGGTGACGTCGTGGGACGAGTTCGGCCGCTACATGAACGTGCCGGACGTCGCGATCGGCGAGGAGCTCAAGCGCACGTTCCGGTGGTGCGAGCGGCCCGATGCGACGGCCTTCGACGACGACACCGTGATCGAGGTCGGGGGCGGGGTCAGGATCCTCGTCGTCCCGCTGCCCGGGCACACCGGCGGGCACTGCGGATTCTTCGTCGAGCCCGACGGCGTGTTCTTCACCGCGGACGTCGACCTCTCGTCGTTCGGTCCGGTGTACGCCGACCTGGACTCCACGCTCCCGGACGTGCGGGCCTCGCTGGCACGGTGCGCCGAGATCGACGCCGCTGTCTACACCACGTTCCACCACAAGGGTCCGTACACGGACCGGGCGGCGTTCCTGGCCGACCTGGCCGCGCACGCCGCCGCGCTCGACGCCCGCGACCAGCGGGTCCGCGCGTTGCTCGCGGAGGGGCCGGCGACCGCTCGCGATCTGGTGGGCCGCGGTGTGGTCTACCGAGTCGGAGGACGTCGTCCTTGGTACGCCGACGCGGTGGAGGAGGTCATCGTCGGGCAGCACCTGGCCGAGATCGGCGAGGCGACCGGGGCCGGTAGCTGA
- a CDS encoding MBL fold metallo-hydrolase: MQITSIGHAGFHIETAAGSILCDPWVNPAYFASWIPFPDNTELDWKALGDCDYLYVSHLHRDHYDEQNLIENVNKDATVLLPDYPVPDLKRDLERLGFHTFVETTDSVKHKVSGPKGDLDVMIIALRAPADGPIGDSGILIDDGETVVFNMNDARPVDLDVVREEFGHVDVHLLQYSGAIWYPMVYDIPRKSKANFAKQKRQRGMDRARSYIEQVGATWVVPSAGPPMFLDDDLYVLNDFNTGSEADQASIFPDQAEFLEQMKAHGTDDGVRHRGLMMVSGSTATFTGSELNQIEHPYPPEQVFGENKKPYLDRMKEKFAPIIAAEKATWASADGDPLLPQLKELFEPIMKQSDLICDGIGYPVGLVVGDQTFVLDFPRREVRMKQDGDGKYRYGFRIAPELVRTVLRDNEPDWVNTIFLSTRFTTWRIGGYNEYLYTFFKCLTDERIAYADGWFSEAHDDDASVELDGWVIQRRCPHLKADLGKFGVVEGNKLTCNLHGWEWDLASGRCLTSKGHELRAEKAGESVTS, translated from the coding sequence GTGCAGATCACCTCCATCGGCCATGCCGGATTCCACATCGAGACCGCGGCCGGATCGATCCTCTGCGACCCGTGGGTCAACCCCGCCTACTTCGCCTCGTGGATCCCGTTCCCGGACAACACCGAGCTGGACTGGAAGGCCCTCGGCGACTGCGACTACCTGTACGTGTCGCACCTGCACCGCGACCACTACGACGAGCAGAACCTGATCGAGAACGTCAACAAGGACGCCACCGTCCTGCTCCCCGACTACCCGGTCCCCGACCTGAAGCGCGACCTCGAGCGCCTGGGCTTCCACACGTTCGTCGAGACCACCGACTCGGTCAAGCACAAGGTCTCCGGCCCCAAGGGCGACCTGGACGTGATGATCATCGCCCTGCGCGCGCCGGCCGACGGCCCCATTGGCGACTCGGGAATTCTGATCGACGACGGCGAGACCGTCGTGTTCAACATGAACGACGCCCGCCCCGTCGACCTCGACGTGGTCCGGGAGGAGTTCGGCCACGTGGACGTGCACCTGCTTCAGTACTCGGGCGCCATCTGGTACCCGATGGTCTACGACATCCCCCGCAAGTCGAAGGCCAACTTCGCCAAGCAGAAACGCCAGCGCGGCATGGACCGGGCGCGCAGCTACATCGAGCAGGTCGGCGCCACGTGGGTGGTCCCGTCGGCCGGCCCGCCGATGTTCCTCGACGACGACCTCTACGTCCTCAACGACTTCAACACCGGCAGCGAGGCCGACCAGGCGTCCATCTTCCCCGACCAGGCCGAGTTCTTGGAGCAGATGAAGGCCCACGGCACCGACGACGGCGTGCGTCACCGCGGCCTGATGATGGTGTCGGGCTCCACGGCGACGTTCACCGGTTCCGAGCTGAATCAGATCGAGCACCCGTACCCGCCCGAGCAGGTCTTCGGCGAGAACAAGAAGCCCTACCTGGACCGGATGAAGGAGAAGTTCGCCCCCATCATCGCGGCCGAGAAGGCCACGTGGGCGTCCGCCGACGGTGACCCGCTGCTGCCGCAGCTCAAAGAGCTGTTCGAGCCGATCATGAAGCAGTCCGACCTGATCTGCGACGGCATCGGCTATCCAGTCGGCCTGGTGGTCGGCGACCAGACCTTCGTCCTGGATTTCCCGCGGCGCGAGGTCCGGATGAAGCAGGACGGCGACGGGAAGTACCGCTACGGCTTCCGGATCGCCCCCGAACTGGTACGCACCGTGCTGCGCGACAACGAGCCGGACTGGGTCAACACGATCTTTCTCTCGACCCGCTTCACCACCTGGCGGATCGGCGGTTACAACGAGTACCTGTACACCTTCTTCAAGTGCCTCACCGACGAGCGGATCGCGTACGCCGACGGCTGGTTCTCCGAGGCGCACGACGACGACGCCTCGGTGGAGCTCGACGGCTGGGTGATCCAGCGCCGCTGCCCGCACCTCAAGGCCGACCTGGGCAAGTTCGGCGTGGTCGAGGGCAACAAGCTCACCTGCAACCTGCACGGCTGGGAATGGGATCTGGCTTCGGGCCGCTGCCTCACCTCCAAAGGCCACGAACTCCGTGCGGAGAAGGCCGGCGAGTCGGTCACGAGCTGA